A region from the Carassius carassius chromosome 33, fCarCar2.1, whole genome shotgun sequence genome encodes:
- the LOC132114377 gene encoding uncharacterized protein LOC132114377 — MSFTATPGHHGPWVHPQRRTRAGSRATTSPPPAFDISIRNRFAPLRETGRDAVIIGDSIVRHVSATLAEGKVHTHCLPGARVLDVSAQIPAILKVDESPRAVVLHAGVNDTTLRQTETLKRDFSSLIETVRSTTPAATIVVSGPLPTYRRGHERFSRLFALNEWLLSWCKEQKLLFVNNWNLFWERPRLFRADGLHPSRIGAELLSDNISRTLRSM; from the coding sequence atgtccttcactgcgacgccgggacaccacggaccctgggtgcatccacagcggaggacgcgagccgggtcccgggcgacgacttctccccctcctgccttcgacatctccatccggaaccgcttcgctcccctccgcgagacaggacgcgacgctgtgataatcggagactccatcgtccgacacgtaagtgctacgttagccgaaggtaaagtgcacactcattgtttgcctggtgctcgtgttctcgatgtttctgcgcagatacccgcgatcctgaaggtcgacgagagccccagagcggtcgtgcttcacgccggggttaacgacaccacgctgcggcagacggagacgctgaagagggacttcagcagcctgatcgagacggttcgcagcacgacgcccgcggcgacgatcgtcgtgtcaggaccactgcccacgtatcgacgaggacacgaaaggttcagtagactttttgctttaaatgaatggttgttgtcatggtgtaaagaacagaaactgctatttgttaataactggaatcttttctgggagcgtcctaggctgtttcgcgctgatggattacaccccagcagaatcggagcggagctgctctctgacaacatctccaggacacttcgctccatgtga